Sequence from the Fictibacillus arsenicus genome:
AAAAGAGACAGGTATGATTCGGCTACTTTTATAGGTAAGGGAAAGGTAGAAGAATTGATAACCCTTGAAGAAGAACTTGAAGTGGAACTTATTATATTTAACAGTGAACTGTCACCGTCACAAGTACGTAACCTTTCAAAACATTTTCAAGCAAGAATTATAGACAGGACACAGCTGATTCTTGATATATTTGCTCAGCGTGCGAAAACAAGAGAAGGAAAGCTTCAAGTTGAACTTGCGCAGCTGGAATACCTCTTGCCGAGGCTTTCTGGCATAGGTACAAGCCTTTCAAGACTTGGCGGTGGAATTGGGACAAGAGGTCCTGGTGAAACAAAACTTGAAAAAGACCGGCGTCATATAAGACTTCGTATTCATGAATTAAAACAGCAGCTAAACCAAGTGGTAAGCCATAGAGAAAGATATAGAGAACGGCGCAAACACCAAGGAGCCTTTCAAGCAGCACTAGTCGGCTACACAAATGCGGGAAAATCAACGATATTCAATAAGCTGACTGAGGCTGACAGTTATGAAGAAGATCAGCTTTTTGCGACGTTAGATCCGTTAACAAGAAAAGTTAAACTGACAAGCGGTTTTCAAATGCTGCTAACAGATACAGTAGGCTTTATTCAGGATCTTCCTACTTCATTAATAGCCGCCTTTCGATCTACGTTAGAAGAAGCTGCTGAGGCAGATCTGCTTATTCACGTTATCGACGGATCAAGTGAAGACCGCAATCAGCATGAAAAAACAGTTAAACGGATATTGAGTGATTTGAAAGCTAGCCACATCCCAATGTTAACGATATACAATAAAAAAGATCAGTTTGCAGCAGACTTTTTACCAGAAAGTCCGTCTATTTCTATTTCAGCTTTAGCCGAACAAGATATTACAAAGTTAAAAGAAACAATTGAAAAAGAAGTAACTAAACAGCTTACCTATTATCAAATCAGCGTGCCTGCACACGATGGCAAACAGCTTGCGAGACTTCGGTCCGAAACGATCTTAATCAAACAGGAGTTTGATAAAGAAAAGCTGGTTTATAATTGCAGGGGATATGCCCTCTCATCAACTTCTATCGAATCAATCAGCAATAAAGGAGAATAGCATGTATTCGCAGTTCCAAAATGGAGATATCTTAGAGAAAACAGGAAAAATAGTATCCGAAAGAATAAAGGATATACATGAATCCATTGATTCTGTTGCACAGTTTAATCAGCTTAAAGTTTTAAAAGCATTTCAGAAAAATCATGTAGGAGATCATCATTTCAATCCAACTACAGGTTATGGATATGATGATTCTGGACGCGATACCCTCGAAAAAGTCTATGCTGATGTCTTTCAAGCAGAGGCAGCTATTGTCAGGCCGCAAATTATTTCCGGAACGCATGCTATCACATTATCTCTTTTTGGTGTGCTTCGTCCAGGTGATGAACTTGTATATATAACTGGAAAACCGTATGATACTTTAGAAGAAATTGTCGGTATCAGAGGAACAGGTGAAGGGTCATTAAAGGATTATAACATCTCATACAAGCATATTGACTTAACTGAACAAGGAGAAATTGATTACGAAGCAGTAAAAGAATCTATTACAGAAAAGACAAAGATGATCGGTATTCAGCGTTCCAAAGGGTATGCTGATCGGCCTTCATTTACAGTGAATGATATTAAAGAAATGATTGAATTTGTAAAAAGTATAAAAGAAGACGTAATCGTATTTGTAGATAACTGTTATGGTGAATTCGTTGAGCAAACGGAGCCGATTGAAGCAGGTGCAGATATCATTGCAGGATCCTTAATTAAAAATCCTGGCGGAGGTCTTGCGAAAACAGGAGGATACATCGCGGGAACAGAATCACTGATTAACAGGATTTCTTATCGTCTTACCTCTCCTGGAATAGGAAGGGAAGCAGGTGCATCACTTTACAGTTTGCAAGAAATGTATCAAGGCTTTTTCTTAGCTCCACACGTTACTGCACAGGCTTTAAAAGGAGCAGTTTTTACAGCTGCATTTTTGGAAGAGCTGGGCATGGAAACCCGGCCAGCATGGCA
This genomic interval carries:
- the hflX gene encoding GTPase HflX — protein: MNRQNDSVQEKAILVGCQLPRQNDERFFYSMEELKSLTKTANGTVCAVVSQKRDRYDSATFIGKGKVEELITLEEELEVELIIFNSELSPSQVRNLSKHFQARIIDRTQLILDIFAQRAKTREGKLQVELAQLEYLLPRLSGIGTSLSRLGGGIGTRGPGETKLEKDRRHIRLRIHELKQQLNQVVSHRERYRERRKHQGAFQAALVGYTNAGKSTIFNKLTEADSYEEDQLFATLDPLTRKVKLTSGFQMLLTDTVGFIQDLPTSLIAAFRSTLEEAAEADLLIHVIDGSSEDRNQHEKTVKRILSDLKASHIPMLTIYNKKDQFAADFLPESPSISISALAEQDITKLKETIEKEVTKQLTYYQISVPAHDGKQLARLRSETILIKQEFDKEKLVYNCRGYALSSTSIESISNKGE
- a CDS encoding aminotransferase class I/II-fold pyridoxal phosphate-dependent enzyme, with the protein product MYSQFQNGDILEKTGKIVSERIKDIHESIDSVAQFNQLKVLKAFQKNHVGDHHFNPTTGYGYDDSGRDTLEKVYADVFQAEAAIVRPQIISGTHAITLSLFGVLRPGDELVYITGKPYDTLEEIVGIRGTGEGSLKDYNISYKHIDLTEQGEIDYEAVKESITEKTKMIGIQRSKGYADRPSFTVNDIKEMIEFVKSIKEDVIVFVDNCYGEFVEQTEPIEAGADIIAGSLIKNPGGGLAKTGGYIAGTESLINRISYRLTSPGIGREAGASLYSLQEMYQGFFLAPHVTAQALKGAVFTAAFLEELGMETRPAWHEKRTDLIQSVIFGDKERMITFCQAIQKSSPINSFAVPYPDYMPGYEDDVIMAAGTFIQGASIELTADGPIRPPYIAFVQGGLTFEHVKIAVIAAVDELLTHGLIKK